The proteins below are encoded in one region of Candidatus Saganbacteria bacterium:
- the mreC gene encoding rod shape-determining protein MreC: MRNGSRNNFLKASVLVIALIVIVNIPILREIPPVRFTKSFISFITYPFQFAAYKIVSGAKYSLGSVAALRGAQKENERLRERLSQEKAVNSLLESVIGENRQMRGLLNFKRKDPFVMSLLAAEVVSRSASSWFEVVTADKGTADGVHAEKAVINESGLVGRVIEADKYSSRIMLITDPGCGISVAIKRTGNIGSASGLGEGKMRIRYIDSAADVRVNDEVVTSGNSSVFPKGLIVGRVSSTGKKDYDLFQQVMIDTAVDFSNLEKIFILR, translated from the coding sequence ATGCGAAACGGCTCAAGGAACAATTTTCTTAAAGCATCGGTGTTGGTCATCGCACTGATAGTCATAGTCAATATACCAATTTTAAGAGAGATCCCGCCGGTAAGGTTCACAAAGAGCTTCATTTCTTTTATTACCTATCCGTTCCAGTTTGCCGCGTACAAGATCGTTTCCGGGGCTAAATATTCCCTCGGATCGGTGGCCGCATTGCGCGGCGCCCAGAAAGAGAATGAAAGACTGAGAGAAAGGCTCTCTCAGGAAAAGGCGGTCAACAGCCTGCTGGAATCCGTGATCGGCGAGAACAGGCAGATGCGCGGACTTTTGAATTTCAAAAGAAAAGACCCCTTTGTGATGAGCCTGCTCGCTGCCGAGGTGGTCTCAAGAAGCGCCAGCAGCTGGTTTGAGGTCGTGACCGCGGACAAAGGGACGGCTGACGGCGTGCATGCGGAAAAGGCGGTAATAAATGAAAGCGGCCTGGTCGGCCGCGTCATCGAAGCGGACAAGTATTCTTCCAGGATAATGCTGATCACCGATCCCGGATGCGGCATCTCGGTCGCGATAAAAAGGACCGGAAATATTGGCTCCGCTTCAGGGCTCGGGGAAGGAAAGATGAGGATCAGGTACATCGATTCAGCGGCGGATGTAAGAGTGAACGACGAGGTGGTCACATCCGGCAATTCGTCCGTATTCCCTAAAGGGCTGATAGTCGGGCGCGTCTCAAGCACAGGCAAAAAGGATTATGATCTTTTTCAACAGGTGATGATCGACACGGCTGTCGATTTTTCAAACTTAGAAAAGATCTTTATCCTAAGATAA
- a CDS encoding rod shape-determining protein, producing the protein MFGHFSRDLGIDLGTATTLVFAKGEGIILCEPSVVAINKDTGKVLAIGNEAKGMLGRTPANIIAVRPLRDGVIADFEVTEMMMRHFITKSHNRTAFVRPRIVIGVPSGITGVEKRAVIDAAMHAGAREAYLIEEPMAAAIGASLPVSEPVGSMIVDIGGGTTEVAVLALGGIVVSKSIRVAGDEMDEAIVAHCRKNYNLLIGERTAEQIKIDIGSAYPLGEERTVEVRGRDLVSGLPKTITLTSAEIRDALAEPVATVVDAVRMTLEKTPPELAADIMDRGIVMAGGGSLLRGLDKHLSQETDMSVYVVDDPLSCVAYGTGKVLEEIDTLKKMLITNKKSWQ; encoded by the coding sequence GTGTTCGGACATTTTTCAAGGGACCTGGGGATAGACCTCGGGACGGCGACGACGCTTGTGTTCGCGAAAGGCGAGGGCATAATACTCTGCGAGCCGTCCGTGGTAGCAATAAATAAGGATACAGGGAAAGTCCTTGCGATCGGCAACGAAGCAAAAGGTATGCTCGGCAGGACGCCGGCAAATATCATCGCGGTAAGACCTTTAAGGGACGGGGTCATCGCGGATTTCGAGGTCACAGAGATGATGATGAGGCATTTTATAACAAAAAGCCATAACAGGACAGCTTTTGTAAGGCCGAGGATAGTCATAGGTGTGCCTTCGGGGATAACAGGGGTGGAAAAGCGGGCAGTGATCGACGCGGCGATGCACGCGGGCGCAAGAGAAGCGTACCTTATAGAAGAGCCGATGGCTGCGGCTATAGGCGCCTCGCTTCCCGTGTCGGAACCGGTAGGTTCGATGATCGTTGATATCGGGGGCGGCACGACTGAAGTCGCGGTCCTGGCTCTCGGAGGTATCGTGGTCTCAAAATCGATCCGCGTGGCGGGAGACGAAATGGACGAAGCCATAGTAGCTCACTGCAGGAAAAATTATAACCTTCTGATCGGGGAAAGGACCGCGGAGCAGATAAAGATCGACATCGGATCGGCTTATCCTCTGGGCGAGGAGAGGACCGTCGAGGTCAGAGGCAGGGACCTTGTGTCCGGCCTGCCAAAAACGATAACGCTCACATCGGCCGAGATCAGGGATGCGCTTGCCGAACCTGTAGCAACGGTAGTTGACGCTGTTCGGATGACACTTGAAAAGACACCGCCGGAACTTGCCGCGGATATTATGGACAGGGGCATAGTAATGGCGGGAGGCGGGTCGCTACTTCGCGGTTTAGATAAACACCTGAGCCAGGAGACCGATATGTCAGTGTACGTTGTCGATGATCCGCTTTCCTGTGTCGCTTATGGCACGGGAAAAGTACTTGAAGAGATAGATACTCTCAAGAAGATGCTCATCACCAACAAGAAATCCTGGCAGTAG
- a CDS encoding SPOR domain-containing protein yields the protein MIKKNPFFPEKKAVKATKKAKEALKKELPDSLFKVQAAVAPSKEKAVKIIKDLNAKGFEEIFAHDIGGGKFSIQAGAFKSKENAEKLVKDLKAKGFDGKISDGE from the coding sequence TTGATAAAAAAGAACCCGTTCTTTCCGGAAAAGAAGGCCGTAAAAGCGACTAAAAAAGCAAAAGAGGCGCTTAAAAAAGAACTGCCGGACAGCCTTTTTAAAGTCCAGGCAGCCGTGGCGCCCTCAAAGGAAAAAGCCGTGAAGATCATAAAAGACCTCAATGCGAAAGGTTTTGAAGAGATATTCGCCCACGATATCGGGGGCGGGAAATTCTCGATACAGGCGGGAGCTTTCAAATCAAAAGAGAACGCTGAAAAACTCGTGAAAGACCTAAAGGCGAAAGGTTTCGACGGAAAAATATCTGACGGAGAATAA